One Argonema galeatum A003/A1 genomic region harbors:
- the psaB gene encoding photosystem I core protein PsaB → MATKFPKFSQDLAQDPTTRRIWYGIATAHDFESHDGMTEENLYQKIFASHFGHIAIIFLWTSGNLFHVAWQGNFEQWIKDPLNVRPIAHAIWDPQFGAPAVDAFTQAGANYPVNISYSGLYQWWYTIGVRTNNDLYQGALFLLVLSAVFLFAGWLHLQPKFRPSLSWFKSAESRLNHHLAGLFGVSSLAWTGHLVHVAIPEARGQHVGWDNFLRTLPHPAGLAPFFTGNWGVYAQNPDTAEQLFGTAQGSGTAILTFLGGFHPQTQSLWLTDIAHHHLAIAVLFIVAGHMYRTNFGIGHSIKEMMNAKDFFGVKVEGPFNLPHQGIYDTYNNSLHFQLGWHLACLGVITSLVAQHMYALPPYAFLAQDYTTVAALYTHHQYIAGFIMVGAFAHGAIFWVRDYDPEQNKGNVLERVLQHKEAIISHLSWVSLFLGFHTLGLYVHNDVMQAFATPEKQILIEPVFAQFIQAAHGKVLYGFDTLLSNPDSIASTAWPNHGNVWLPGWLDAINNGTNSLFLTIGPGDFLVHHAIALGLHTTTLILVKGALDARGSKLMPDKKDFGYAFPCDGPGRGGTCDISAWDSFYLAMFWMLNTIGWVTFYFHWKHLGIWQGNVAQFNESSTYLMGWLRDYLWLYSSQLINGYNPYGMNNLAVWSWMFLFGHLVWATGFMFLISWRGYWQELIETLVWAHERTPLANLVRWKDKPVAMSIVQGRLVGLAHFTVGYILTYAAFLIASTAGKFG, encoded by the coding sequence ATGGCAACAAAATTTCCCAAGTTTAGCCAAGACTTAGCTCAAGACCCGACTACTCGTCGGATTTGGTACGGGATTGCTACGGCGCATGACTTTGAGAGCCATGACGGGATGACTGAGGAGAATCTTTACCAAAAGATTTTCGCTTCTCATTTCGGTCATATTGCGATCATCTTCCTGTGGACTTCCGGCAATCTGTTCCACGTAGCTTGGCAAGGCAATTTTGAACAGTGGATCAAAGACCCGCTGAATGTGCGTCCGATCGCTCATGCGATTTGGGACCCTCAGTTTGGGGCACCGGCAGTAGATGCTTTCACCCAAGCTGGCGCTAACTATCCGGTCAACATTTCCTACTCCGGTTTGTATCAGTGGTGGTACACGATCGGTGTGCGGACGAACAATGACCTGTATCAAGGTGCTTTGTTCCTCCTCGTGCTGTCAGCAGTCTTCCTGTTCGCAGGCTGGCTGCACTTGCAACCGAAGTTCCGTCCTAGCTTGTCTTGGTTCAAGAGCGCTGAATCCCGCCTCAACCACCACCTGGCTGGTTTGTTCGGTGTCAGTTCTCTGGCTTGGACAGGTCACTTGGTTCACGTTGCTATCCCCGAAGCTCGCGGACAGCACGTGGGTTGGGATAACTTCCTTCGCACCCTGCCACATCCGGCTGGTTTGGCTCCGTTCTTTACGGGTAACTGGGGTGTATATGCCCAGAACCCGGATACGGCGGAACAGTTATTCGGTACGGCTCAAGGTTCGGGAACGGCTATTCTGACGTTTTTGGGTGGTTTCCATCCCCAAACACAGTCTCTGTGGCTGACGGATATTGCTCATCACCATTTGGCGATCGCAGTTCTGTTTATCGTCGCTGGTCATATGTACCGGACGAATTTCGGAATTGGCCACAGCATCAAGGAAATGATGAATGCCAAAGATTTCTTTGGCGTGAAGGTTGAAGGGCCGTTTAATCTGCCTCACCAAGGCATTTACGACACCTACAACAACTCGTTGCACTTCCAGTTGGGTTGGCACCTGGCTTGTTTGGGTGTGATCACCTCTCTGGTGGCGCAGCATATGTATGCGTTGCCTCCCTACGCTTTCTTGGCGCAGGACTACACAACGGTGGCAGCGCTGTACACTCACCACCAGTACATCGCCGGTTTCATCATGGTCGGTGCTTTCGCCCACGGAGCTATATTCTGGGTGCGGGACTACGACCCCGAGCAAAACAAAGGCAACGTGCTGGAGCGCGTCCTACAGCACAAAGAAGCGATTATCTCTCACTTGAGTTGGGTGTCGCTGTTCTTGGGCTTCCACACGCTGGGCTTGTATGTCCACAATGATGTGATGCAGGCTTTTGCGACTCCCGAAAAGCAAATCTTGATTGAGCCGGTGTTTGCCCAGTTCATTCAAGCTGCTCACGGTAAAGTGTTGTACGGCTTTGACACGCTGCTGTCTAACCCGGATAGTATTGCTTCGACGGCTTGGCCGAACCACGGTAATGTGTGGTTACCCGGCTGGTTGGATGCAATCAACAACGGCACTAACTCTCTGTTCCTGACGATCGGCCCTGGCGATTTCTTGGTTCACCATGCGATCGCTCTCGGTCTGCATACCACCACTCTGATCTTGGTCAAGGGTGCGTTGGATGCTCGCGGTTCTAAGTTGATGCCCGACAAGAAAGACTTCGGCTATGCCTTCCCTTGCGATGGCCCTGGCCGTGGCGGTACTTGCGACATCTCTGCTTGGGATTCGTTCTACCTCGCTATGTTCTGGATGCTCAACACGATTGGTTGGGTAACCTTCTACTTCCACTGGAAGCATCTGGGCATTTGGCAAGGCAACGTAGCTCAGTTCAATGAGTCTTCTACATACCTCATGGGCTGGCTGCGCGACTACCTCTGGCTGTATTCGTCTCAGCTGATTAACGGGTACAACCCCTACGGCATGAACAACTTGGCGGTCTGGTCTTGGATGTTCCTCTTCGGACACCTAGTTTGGGCTACAGGCTTCATGTTCCTCATCAGCTGGCGCGGTTACTGGCAAGAGTTGATCGAAACTCTGGTGTGGGCTCACGAGCGCACTCCTCTGGCGAACCTGGTTCGCTGGAAAGACAAGCCAGTTGCTATGTCGATCGTTCAAGGTCGTCTGGTTGGTCTAGCTCACTTCACTGTTGGCTACATCTTGACCTACGCGGCATTCCTGATTGCCTCGACTGCTGGGAAGTTCGGTTGA
- a CDS encoding circadian clock KaiB family protein, translating to MTNDKGQLFKGIALFTPAGDLIYCIDPNKQNRWHLNLCTGLQEILGLSEPPHFLVPCYTATMDRWLDSRSGQVRISAEAYAPVLRYQTLLNAVFETDDLVWQAAPWPEELCDPMVLATYRDQFPQLWEEHDLVVRFENSVLHPSFQPELFSPLPKLPEAQGYVLRLFVSGHNTTTERILQTLYQLLEQSLYQPYTLKVIDVFKHPEQAEADQISATPTLVKVWPRPVRRIVGEIEDVNRILWLLVSPNSS from the coding sequence ATGACCAATGACAAAGGACAACTTTTTAAAGGTATTGCGCTTTTTACACCAGCGGGAGATTTAATCTATTGCATCGATCCAAATAAGCAGAATCGATGGCACCTGAATTTATGTACAGGATTACAGGAAATTTTGGGACTATCAGAACCGCCTCATTTCTTAGTACCGTGCTACACGGCGACTATGGACAGATGGTTAGATTCTCGATCCGGACAAGTGCGAATTTCTGCTGAAGCTTATGCCCCCGTGCTGCGATATCAAACACTTCTGAATGCGGTCTTTGAAACCGACGACCTGGTTTGGCAAGCCGCTCCTTGGCCTGAAGAATTGTGCGATCCAATGGTATTGGCAACTTATCGCGATCAATTTCCTCAGCTGTGGGAAGAACATGACTTAGTGGTGCGGTTTGAAAATAGCGTTCTTCATCCGAGTTTCCAGCCAGAACTATTCTCGCCGTTGCCGAAGTTGCCAGAAGCTCAAGGATATGTACTGCGTTTGTTTGTTTCTGGGCATAATACTACTACAGAGCGAATTCTCCAAACTTTATATCAACTTTTAGAACAATCTCTCTATCAGCCGTACACATTAAAAGTAATTGATGTTTTTAAGCATCCAGAGCAAGCCGAGGCAGATCAAATTTCTGCTACACCCACTCTGGTTAAGGTATGGCCTCGACCTGTACGACGGATTGTGGGTGAGATAGAGGATGTAAATAGAATTTTGTGGCTGTTAGTTTCTCCAAATAGTTCATAA
- a CDS encoding photosystem I reaction center protein subunit XI: protein MADPRDAELIKPYNGDPFVGHLSTPISDSDFTRAFIGNLPAYRKGLSPILRGLEIGMAHGYFIIGPWVKLGPLRDYAEASNLGGLISGVALILIATACMSVYGIASFQDEKSIPSSNPQAPDQWKTADGWSQVTAGFFVGGMGGAFVAYFLLENFGIVDAIFRGVVHH from the coding sequence ATGGCCGATCCCAGAGATGCAGAGCTTATCAAACCCTATAACGGTGACCCGTTTGTCGGTCATCTTTCAACCCCAATTAGCGATTCTGATTTTACCAGGGCTTTCATCGGTAATCTGCCAGCTTACCGCAAAGGGCTATCTCCCATCCTGCGCGGATTGGAAATTGGCATGGCTCACGGCTATTTTATAATTGGCCCCTGGGTTAAGTTGGGTCCATTACGCGATTATGCAGAGGCTTCCAATCTAGGCGGATTGATTTCAGGTGTGGCTTTGATTCTAATCGCGACTGCCTGTATGTCCGTTTACGGCATCGCCTCTTTCCAAGACGAAAAGAGTATACCCAGCTCGAATCCTCAAGCTCCCGATCAATGGAAAACCGCTGACGGCTGGAGCCAAGTGACAGCTGGTTTCTTCGTAGGTGGAATGGGAGGCGCTTTCGTTGCCTACTTCCTACTAGAAAATTTCGGTATCGTAGATGCGATTTTCCGTGGTGTAGTTCATCACTAA
- a CDS encoding photosystem I reaction center subunit VIII yields the protein MTGSYAASFLPWILIPVITWLLPTIVMGLLFIYIESDAA from the coding sequence ATGACAGGTTCATACGCAGCTTCTTTCTTGCCCTGGATTCTCATACCCGTAATTACCTGGCTGTTGCCTACGATCGTTATGGGTCTGTTATTTATCTACATCGAAAGCGATGCTGCTTAA
- the psaA gene encoding photosystem I core protein PsaA — protein sequence MTISPPEREAKVRVVVDKDPVPTSFEKWSQPGHFDRTLARGPKTTTWIWNLHANAHDFDTHTSDLEDISRKIFSAHFGHLAVIFVWLSGMYFHGARFSNYEAWLTNPTGIKPSAQVVWPIVGQQILNADVGGGFHGIQITSGLFYMWRAAGFTNGFQLYCTAIGGLVMAALMLFAGWFHYHKRAPKLEWFQNVESMMNHHLAGLLGLGSLGWAGHQIHVSLPINKLLDAGVAPGDIPLPHEFILNKDLMAELYPSFKQGLVPFFTLNWGQYADFLTFKGGLNPVTGSLWLTDTVHHHLAIAVLFIIAGHMYRTNWGIGHSMKEILENHKGPFTGEGHKGLYEVLTTSWHAQLAINLAMMGSLSIIVAQHMYAMPPYPYLAVDYATQLSIFTHHMWIGGFLIVGGAAHGAIFMVRDYDPVVNQNNLLDRVLRHRDAIISHLNWVCMFLGFHSFGLYVHNDTMRAFGRPQDMFSDTAIQLQPVFAQWIQNIHTLAPGTTAPNALQPASYAFGGGIVAVGGKVAMMPIALGTADFLVHHIHAFTIHVTVLILLKGVLFARSSRLVPDKANLGFRFPCDGPGRGGTCQVSGWDHVFLGLFWMYNSISVVLFHFSWKMQSDVWGTLDADGTVSHITGGNFAQSAITINGWLRDFLWAQASQVIQSYGTALSAYGLIFLGAHFVWAFSLMFLFSGRGYWQELIESIVWAHNKLKVAPAIQPRALSIIQGRAVGVAHYLLGGIATTWAFFLARTISLG from the coding sequence ATGACGATAAGTCCTCCGGAGCGTGAGGCAAAGGTAAGGGTTGTAGTAGATAAAGATCCGGTTCCCACTTCATTTGAAAAGTGGAGTCAGCCCGGTCACTTTGACCGCACCCTCGCCAGAGGGCCCAAAACCACAACGTGGATTTGGAACCTACACGCCAACGCCCATGATTTCGATACCCATACCAGTGACCTAGAAGATATATCGCGCAAGATCTTCAGCGCTCACTTCGGTCACTTGGCTGTCATTTTTGTCTGGTTGAGCGGCATGTATTTTCATGGCGCTCGGTTTTCCAACTACGAAGCTTGGCTAACCAATCCGACTGGCATTAAACCCAGTGCCCAGGTTGTTTGGCCAATCGTAGGCCAACAAATTCTCAATGCTGATGTAGGTGGCGGCTTCCACGGAATTCAGATCACTTCCGGTCTGTTCTATATGTGGCGTGCCGCTGGCTTCACAAATGGATTCCAGCTTTACTGCACCGCTATTGGTGGTCTGGTCATGGCAGCGCTGATGCTGTTTGCTGGCTGGTTCCACTATCACAAGCGGGCTCCCAAACTGGAATGGTTCCAAAATGTGGAGTCGATGATGAACCACCACCTAGCAGGGTTGCTGGGTTTGGGCTCTCTGGGTTGGGCAGGTCACCAGATTCACGTTTCTCTGCCGATTAACAAGCTGTTGGATGCTGGTGTGGCTCCTGGAGACATTCCTTTGCCTCACGAGTTCATCTTGAACAAGGACTTGATGGCAGAGCTATATCCCAGCTTCAAGCAGGGGTTAGTGCCTTTCTTCACCTTGAACTGGGGTCAGTATGCTGACTTCCTCACCTTCAAGGGCGGTTTGAACCCGGTAACTGGTAGCTTGTGGTTAACAGATACAGTGCATCACCATTTGGCGATCGCAGTTCTGTTCATCATCGCTGGGCATATGTACCGCACAAACTGGGGTATTGGCCACAGCATGAAGGAAATTCTAGAGAACCACAAAGGCCCCTTCACAGGTGAAGGCCATAAAGGTCTCTACGAAGTTCTCACAACTTCCTGGCACGCTCAACTGGCTATTAACTTAGCCATGATGGGATCGCTGTCCATCATCGTCGCCCAACATATGTATGCGATGCCTCCGTATCCATACTTGGCGGTGGACTATGCCACCCAGTTGTCCATCTTCACTCACCATATGTGGATTGGTGGCTTCTTGATCGTAGGTGGAGCCGCTCACGGTGCCATCTTTATGGTGCGGGACTACGATCCGGTAGTGAACCAAAACAACTTGCTCGATCGCGTTCTCCGTCACCGGGACGCTATCATTTCTCACCTGAACTGGGTGTGTATGTTCTTGGGCTTCCACAGCTTCGGCTTGTACGTCCATAACGACACGATGCGTGCGTTTGGTCGTCCCCAAGATATGTTCTCGGATACGGCGATTCAGCTGCAACCAGTGTTTGCACAGTGGATTCAAAATATCCACACTCTAGCTCCAGGCACTACTGCTCCTAATGCGTTGCAGCCTGCTAGCTATGCCTTCGGCGGCGGTATTGTTGCTGTCGGCGGTAAAGTGGCGATGATGCCGATCGCTTTGGGTACGGCGGACTTTTTGGTTCACCACATCCATGCCTTCACCATTCACGTCACCGTCCTGATCCTGCTCAAAGGTGTGCTGTTTGCCCGTAGCTCTCGTCTGGTTCCAGATAAGGCTAATTTGGGCTTCCGGTTCCCCTGCGATGGCCCCGGTCGTGGCGGCACTTGCCAAGTATCTGGTTGGGATCACGTATTCCTTGGTCTGTTCTGGATGTATAACTCTATCTCGGTTGTGTTGTTCCACTTCAGTTGGAAGATGCAGTCGGATGTATGGGGGACTCTGGATGCAGATGGTACGGTGTCTCACATTACGGGCGGTAACTTTGCCCAAAGTGCGATTACTATCAACGGTTGGTTGCGTGACTTCTTGTGGGCGCAAGCTTCGCAAGTGATTCAGTCCTACGGAACGGCGTTGTCTGCCTATGGTTTGATCTTCTTGGGCGCTCACTTTGTGTGGGCATTTAGCCTGATGTTCTTGTTCAGCGGTCGCGGCTACTGGCAGGAATTGATCGAATCGATTGTCTGGGCTCACAATAAGCTAAAGGTGGCTCCAGCGATTCAGCCTCGCGCTCTGAGCATTATTCAGGGTCGGGCTGTGGGGGTTGCTCATTACCTCCTGGGAGGGATTGCTACTACATGGGCATTCTTCCTGGCTCGAACAATTTCATTAGGATAA
- a CDS encoding type IV pilus twitching motility protein PilT, with protein MTESQRPPMPPPPGSRGMPPGPPPAARRTPGPETSTGGTQRPTDETVAMPNTVRNPGMPPTTSRPPGAPPPPPPPFPTAGYAPTAPHPGSTAPGGPPPRSQPPAPPPAAPATNVSARTPGSRGRSAGQPTLAEIVKNAFDNGISDIHAGVGEAPRFRKRGDIIATEYSETDYPTFMSWLQEVMSDEEIEKFEESLDFDGVTQYEFSRARINVFGSMRGPSLVMRLIPNNILTMEQLNLPAVFKDICHYHKGLILVTGPTGSGKSTTMAAMIDYINKNMAKHIITIEDPIEFVHTSRKSLIKHREVGQHTRKFDNALKAALREDPDLILVGEMRDKETVNTALKAAQTGHLVAGTLHTNSAVKTIERILNLYSAEEQESMKVAIAESLIAVIAQGLCKTTDGKRAAYHDVLINSDAIKEYIVQGKYDEITGVMLKSKFDGMQTMNQALLALYQEGRITEEEALEKSPTPNEMAQFLRGRV; from the coding sequence ATGACAGAATCACAGCGCCCACCTATGCCACCCCCGCCCGGTTCCCGTGGTATGCCACCAGGGCCACCACCTGCTGCCAGAAGAACGCCTGGGCCTGAAACATCTACTGGAGGAACTCAGCGACCTACAGACGAAACTGTCGCCATGCCTAACACGGTTCGCAATCCAGGTATGCCGCCAACTACTTCTCGGCCTCCTGGGGCACCACCACCACCACCACCACCTTTTCCAACAGCAGGATATGCACCTACAGCACCTCACCCAGGTTCTACAGCACCTGGGGGGCCACCACCAAGATCGCAGCCGCCAGCTCCGCCACCGGCAGCACCGGCGACAAATGTTTCAGCACGGACACCGGGTAGTAGAGGTCGTTCGGCAGGACAACCTACATTAGCGGAAATTGTCAAGAACGCTTTTGACAACGGGATTTCTGACATTCACGCCGGTGTGGGAGAAGCGCCCCGTTTCCGCAAGCGGGGCGACATCATCGCTACCGAGTACTCCGAAACCGATTACCCCACGTTCATGAGTTGGTTGCAGGAGGTGATGAGCGATGAGGAGATTGAGAAGTTTGAAGAGTCCCTAGATTTTGACGGAGTGACGCAGTACGAATTCTCGCGAGCCCGGATCAATGTTTTCGGGTCGATGAGGGGCCCCTCGTTGGTAATGCGCTTGATTCCGAACAATATCTTAACGATGGAGCAGCTAAACTTACCTGCAGTCTTCAAGGATATTTGCCATTACCATAAGGGTTTGATCTTGGTAACGGGACCGACGGGTTCTGGTAAGTCTACGACGATGGCAGCCATGATTGATTACATCAATAAGAATATGGCGAAGCACATCATCACGATCGAAGATCCGATCGAATTTGTGCATACGAGTCGCAAATCTCTGATTAAGCACCGAGAAGTCGGACAGCATACCCGGAAATTTGACAATGCTTTGAAAGCAGCTTTGCGGGAAGATCCAGATTTGATTCTGGTGGGGGAAATGCGGGACAAAGAAACCGTCAACACCGCTCTCAAAGCAGCGCAAACGGGACACTTGGTAGCGGGTACGCTGCACACGAATAGTGCTGTTAAGACGATCGAGCGGATTCTCAACCTATACTCGGCAGAAGAGCAGGAGTCGATGAAAGTGGCGATCGCAGAATCCTTGATAGCAGTAATCGCTCAGGGTCTATGCAAAACTACCGATGGTAAGCGTGCAGCTTACCACGATGTTCTGATCAACTCAGATGCCATCAAAGAGTACATTGTCCAGGGCAAATACGACGAAATTACAGGAGTCATGCTCAAGTCTAAGTTTGACGGGATGCAGACTATGAACCAAGCTCTCTTGGCTCTCTACCAGGAAGGTAGAATTACTGAAGAGGAAGCTTTGGAAAAATCTCCCACTCCTAACGAAATGGCTCAGTTCCTGCGAGGCAGGGTCTAA
- a CDS encoding BamA/TamA family outer membrane protein: MRVHTVAILTVATLAIWETQEALANSPSPVPQLATHVLAPMSVEAIAPEVLGSTSTNANDLLPNTDEELLIGETNDSFPLPNPQSPVVRDIQIRFVDRKGEPIEGRTRKDYLLGELRLKPGQVFRERLLESDLRRLRRSEFIDKVDVSLQSDSDGVTIIYDIKERRYPSVNYGLGYNDDIGVYGTVGYRDANIGGINQQLGGKLQISRQDAQFDVEFADPYRASESNRLGYSVRAFRRRNFSRTFGDEIDLLNDDDPREGRFGGSVALLRSFDDWDGALGLNYTRISIRDANWRVSPVDEFGNPLSLSGKGIDDLVTVSFAVSRDRRSSRSYPTQGSILTFSTEQSIPIGLGNVLINRLRANYIQYVPIDLIGRGKPAKNPELTEMLAFNLQAGTIFGEFPPAEAFNLGGFNSVRGYGGGAVGSGRSYVLGSVEYRFPIVWRVGGVVFADFASDLGSGDTVVGEPGVIRDKPGSGFGYGLGLRVRSPLGLIRADFGLSDRGEARLEITTGQRF, from the coding sequence ATGCGTGTTCACACTGTTGCAATTTTGACTGTGGCGACTCTGGCTATTTGGGAAACTCAGGAGGCTCTAGCCAATTCCCCATCTCCTGTCCCGCAATTGGCTACCCATGTTTTAGCACCAATGTCTGTGGAAGCAATAGCACCTGAAGTTCTCGGTAGCACTTCCACAAATGCCAACGATTTATTGCCAAACACGGATGAGGAATTACTGATTGGTGAAACAAATGATTCTTTCCCACTCCCCAATCCCCAATCCCCAGTTGTCAGAGATATCCAGATTCGCTTTGTCGATCGCAAAGGTGAACCAATTGAGGGACGCACTCGCAAAGATTATCTTTTGGGCGAATTACGACTCAAACCGGGTCAGGTATTCCGCGAAAGGTTACTTGAGTCAGACTTGCGGCGACTTAGGCGATCGGAGTTCATTGACAAAGTTGATGTTTCTCTACAATCAGACAGTGATGGCGTTACCATCATCTACGACATCAAGGAGCGTCGCTACCCTTCTGTAAATTACGGTCTTGGCTATAACGATGATATAGGAGTCTACGGTACTGTAGGCTATCGAGACGCAAATATAGGCGGGATCAACCAACAACTGGGTGGTAAGTTACAGATTAGCCGCCAAGATGCCCAATTTGATGTAGAGTTCGCCGACCCTTATCGCGCCAGCGAATCAAACCGCTTAGGATATAGCGTTCGCGCTTTTCGCCGTCGCAATTTTTCCCGTACCTTTGGTGATGAGATCGATTTGCTCAACGACGACGATCCACGGGAGGGAAGATTTGGCGGTTCAGTGGCGCTTTTGCGGTCTTTTGATGACTGGGATGGGGCGCTGGGTTTGAATTACACCCGGATTAGTATTCGCGATGCCAATTGGCGCGTTTCGCCAGTGGATGAATTTGGCAATCCCTTATCTCTTAGCGGTAAGGGGATTGATGATTTGGTGACGGTATCTTTTGCGGTGAGTAGAGATAGACGCTCTAGCCGTTCCTATCCGACTCAAGGTTCTATCCTTACTTTTAGCACCGAACAGTCGATTCCGATTGGATTGGGCAATGTTTTAATCAACCGACTGCGGGCTAACTATATCCAGTATGTGCCGATCGACTTAATCGGCAGAGGTAAACCAGCAAAAAATCCCGAATTGACAGAAATGCTCGCTTTTAATTTACAGGCTGGCACGATATTTGGCGAATTTCCACCCGCTGAAGCCTTTAATCTGGGTGGTTTTAATTCTGTACGCGGATACGGAGGGGGTGCAGTCGGTAGCGGTCGCAGTTATGTGTTGGGTTCTGTAGAATATCGTTTTCCGATCGTTTGGCGGGTGGGAGGAGTTGTCTTTGCTGATTTCGCCTCGGATTTGGGATCTGGCGATACGGTGGTTGGGGAACCCGGTGTAATACGGGATAAACCAGGAAGCGGTTTTGGTTACGGACTGGGATTGCGAGTGCGATCGCCCTTGGGGCTAATTCGGGCCGACTTTGGGTTGAGCGATCGCGGCGAGGCCCGATTGGAAATCACTACGGGTCAGCGGTTTTGA